The genomic stretch GTGACCATAAATTATCAATCATTGTTTTGATTCCTGAAACCTTGGTTATAAAGGATTAACCACGTAGTTGTAGCTAACCCTAAATTCATTCCCTAACACTTCCTAAAATAAGAACTGTGTTCGTAACACTGCTCCCCAAACGGCGGGATTACTACTAAAGTTATTCGCATTAAATGTCCCAAACAGCGAAGGCACAAGTGTCATAAATTTCGTGATGGGATAGGAATAGGTTAATTCCAAATCATATTGTGTACCACCATCCCCATTCCCTGACACCAGAAAGTTGCGCCCAGACAGCACTTGAAAGGGAATCATAAAAGCGACAGTAGCTACAGCCCCTTCCTTACCTAGATCAGGAAAAGCTAAGCCTAATTGAAAGGCTTGCAGATTTACATTCCCCCCAGCGATTGCAGGATTTACAGGTGCAATCTGGTAGCTACTATAGGAATAACGACCAAATAAACCAAAGGATTGATTTAGCAACCAATCAAAGTTAAACACAAAATTGTCGCCTGTGCTGTCTTGTAGCCTACCGCCAAATCCATCATCCACAACACCTCTAGCTGAATAGGTCAAGAAGAAAGGGAAATTGGGTTGTCCCAAGGGAGAAGCGGGAGGTGCTTGGTTATAGGTACGACTGTAGAGAAATCGTAAATTTGTGGAATCACTTGGGGAATAGGTGAGTTCCGCTAGCAGTTGATTAGATCCACCAAACAAACCGCGATTGGGGTTATTAGCACTATCACCACCAAAATAAAGGAAAGAAGCATCGTTACGGGCTAGATAACCTGCTTTAAGCAGCAATTGATCGGACATGCGCCAACTAGCGATCGCGCCTGCTCCCGACAAACCAGTATTAGCAAGGGTACTCTGATAGGAGTTTAAGCCTCCTGCGCCATTAAGCACTGACGTAAAGCGATTAACATCAAACTGTCGAAAAGACAGGATTTTGGGGCCAATTTGGAGCCTCACCGTATCACTAATGGGGAAACTATAGAACAGCTCAAATAAACCAATGCTGTTGGGGGATAAAGGTACAACGGGATTGGAGTCAGCATAGGGAACTCCAAAGGTGCTAGAAAAACCTGCGGAACTATAGGCACTAGCTGGCGGATTGCCATTACCCATCGCCAAAATTAAATTCAGCGTATCTTTACCTGTAAACGAAGAGGTCAAGAGCAGATAGTTAGAATAGCTGAAAGTGGTATTTGGCTTTTCTGTAATTGTGCCGACAATAGGACTTCCTGTAAATGGGTTGCGGGTAGCAAATCGAGCGACAGGTGTACTTCCCGCAATTGGGAATCCTTCTGCAAGGATGTTCCCATTACTAAAAGCACTACTGAGATTAAAGGAACTCAGAATATTGAGTTTGGTCGTGGTGGAGAACTGCTGTGATTCTATTTGACTAGTTTTCGCCTCTAGTGCATCGATCTTTCCCCTTAAGACCGACAATTCAGCCGCAAATTCTTCTTGGAGTTTTTTGAGGGTTGCTAAGTCTTGTTGACTTACCTTGTCGGCTAAACCTGCACTCACGATTTCATTAATTTTATCTAAACAGGCATTCAGTCCTGCGGCAAATTCGTAACGAGCGATCGCTTGTTTGCCCTGATAAGTTCGGTTGGGATAGCCTGCAATACATCCATACCGTTCAACTAAACTTTGGAGGGAGATAAAAGCCCAGTCAGTTGCCTTGACATCTGATAGTTGTGATACAGAGGTAACTTCGGCGATCGCTTGCTTGGGTTCGTCTATGTAACTGCTAATGCGATCGCGTTGCTGAGAATCTAGTGTATTGGAAATAGAAGGCTCAATGAAAATTTTGCTCTCTTTAATTTCTTTTGTTTCTTTAACTTTTGGGACAGGTTCTAACGCCAAGGCTTGAGTACCAAGATCCGCAAAGATATTGAAGATGGCGGATAGTATTATCAAAGTAGCGTAAATCTTGGTATTCATGCAGTCCTCACACCCATCACACAATAATTGATTAATTGGTTATTAATAGAGGTTTCTACGATTTAATAAAGAACCAGATTCTTTATGCCACAGCTTTGCTGCACCCAAAAAATTGTCTTTTATTTTTCTACGCATCCCTCATATCGCAATCCTAAATGGTTTGTGGAAGCGCACCCCTTCGGGGTGCGCTTCCACAAACCTAAAAATCTACAAATGATTTAGGACTGCTATAGAATATTAAATAGCTTTTTTGGTTTATAGCCAAGTTATTGTTTTACAACTTTTATGATCATAGAACTAAGTAGCTGGGTGCAATTAAATCTAAAATCTACAAACCTGTAGTTCAATCTATACGTGAGCCACAGGTTTTGGGGCTGCTTTTTTAATAATGCCCAGCCACTTATTGAAAATATTGATGTCCCATACTTTAATACTTTAGTCGGGGGGCATTATTATGATCATTAACTTAGGATGATCACATTATGGATGGGGAAAGAAATTAAATCTATATTTAAAATTACATCTAAGTATATTTAAGATGAAAATAAATTCTGCCTTTTTAATTGCGATCGCTATGGCATCTATTGTCAATCCCCTTGAGATGCTTCCCCAAGTCTTCGCATCACCTATCCATCCTTCTATGCCACTCCATCAAACAGGAATGGAGCCGACAAATAAGGATTCTGAATGTAAAGCCTTTATAACGATTACGAATAAAGCTGCGGGAGCCGCAAACACGATGGATCTGGCGGTAATCTTACGTTATATCAATGAACTCAAACAAGATTTACTGGTATTGAAAGTCGAAGATAGTCAGCTCAAATCCTTGCAGGAGCGCTACTTGCAATTTTCTGGAGACATGAGTGAGCAATTGACCCAAGCTAAGCGGGATCAAGCACAGGGAGACTATGCTGCCTTTCAATCTGCCTCCGCGAGTTTGACTGCTACTGGTAGCAGAGGCATTGATTTAGAACAAGAGTTACAGCAATATTGTGGAAAATCTTAATCCTTCAAGTAGCTTGACATAATTAAAACCCAAAAGCCCAAAACTGTAGCGCACGCGCAGCGTGCGCTACAGTTTTGGGCTTTGATAAGAAGGATGGTGCAACATGCCACCTTTATTATCTAAAACTTAATCTGGTAATTGGTAATTCCTGTATTTCTAGCTACTGTCAAGAGTGCTGATGATGGACGCTGAGCAAGGTAACTGATAATTTGTTTGGCATCGCTAATTGGTGCGCCATTTAAGCTCACAAGGCGATCGCCTTTTTGTAAACCCATGCGGCTAGCCAGAGAGTTAGGGCGGACTTCATAAACAGTGAGACTATTGGTAAGCACTACTCCTAATAGAGGGCGTTCCGTCGAGGTAGCCGTTGTAGATTTAATGGAAGCTTGAGGAGAAGTGGAAGCTGTAGTTGGTGATGAAATCTGTGGAAGACTAGCGATGTTATTGGCAGCCTTGTTGGTGGGAATGAAGGCAGCACTGCGGGTAAGAAATTCCTTGGTAATAGGAGCGCTAGTTGCAAAACCAATGCCTGTATTCGAGCGACCATCGGGGCTGAGGATTGATTTGTTCACTCCAATAATTTCCCCACGGGAGTTGAGCAAAGGACCTCCAGAATTCCCAGGATTGAGTCGGGCATCGGTTTGAAGATCGCCATTAGCTGCTACACGGCTGAGAATGCCAGTGGTGAGGGTTCCTGACAAACCAAAGGGACTACCGATCGCAAATACTTTTTGCCCAACGAGAAGGCTGTCTCGATCCGCTAGGGATAAGCTAGGAAAGCGATCGCTGCTGATAATTTTTACTAGGGCTAAGTCATTTTTGCGATCAATTGTGAGAACTTGTCCATCATAGGTTTTACCATCGATATTGATTATCTTGACATTGCCATTCTTTGCGTCGTGAATGACATGCTCATTAGTAATGACTAGACCTTCAGGGGTAATGATGCTGCCTGAGCCAGTGCTAGTTGCGGTTTTAATGGTGACTACCGCAGGATTAGATGAACGATAAACTTCCATCGTGATTTTTTCTTCAGGATCAAAATCCTTGGGTGCAGCAGTCGCAGCTTTGCTAAAACTAGGAATGCTAACTAGTAAGGCGGATACAAGGCTCAAGGCGATCGCTGTAGATTTCATAGTCTTCTCTGTCGTCTGCATAATTCCTGTTATGGCAAACTTGACGGGAGTAGCGATCGCGCAGTTCCGAGAAGCATCTACGCTATTTATCGTAGATATGTAGTGCTAAGTAGCTAGGTATAAATGAATAAGCCCGCCGCAGAGCGGCGGAGAATTTACCCTTTAGCTAGATTAAAAAAATAGAACTAAAAGCTGTGGCGCACGCTGCGCGTGCGCCACAGCATTTGGGGTTTATATTTAATTGCGCCTAGCTACTTACTCCTCACAGGTTGCATAAATCGAGCGCTTCTTCAGATTTGTGGGTTAAAATGCTGTTGTAGCAAATAAGGCTTCTCTAAGCTATGTACCCCAAAAGATTTGTCGCGATCGCTTTTTTTTTTGTTGACCTTGGTAAGTTTTATTCTATTCGCAGAACCAGCGAAGACTAAGATCGTTGCCGATGCTAAGTTTACGGACACAAGCCCCAAAAGTGCTCAGGTGAAGCGCCCCAAACCTACAAACCCCACAAATCTTAAACAAAAATCTCAAGAACAAAAAGCTCAATATATTAATTACCAAACTATAAACTTCTCACCAGAAGTTAACCAATTTGCACCCGTCAAAGGATGCGATCTTCAGCCGCCAGCAAATCCGCCTGAGCCGTCACTACCCGCCGCCCTCACCTCTACTCCCATTACCTTAGAGCGATTTCGGAATTCCTTAACTACCGCTACCACAACTTCCACTTCTGCTCAGAAATCAATTGACTATACTCCTAGAGAGATAATTGCCTTAGCGGCATCCTCTAACTATGGCGATCGCTATCTCAAAAATTTATCAGGCAAACCTGTTAATAATTTACCCATTATCGTTCTTCATGAAACGGTTGGCTCTGCTAACAGTGTCGTCAGCTTCTTTCAGGAGTTCCATACCGATGAAGATAATCAAGCGAGTTATCACACTTTAATTTCTAGTGATGGCACGATTATTTACTTTGTCCCACCAGATAAACGCGCTTTTGGTGCAGGCAACTCTGTATTTATAAGTTCTTTAGGACAAGAAGCAGTCCAAACAAATCCTCGCTATCCTAGTTCTGTGAATAATTTTGCCTATCACATCTCCCTAGAAACACCTGAAGATGGAATGCACAATGGATATAGTCATAGCGGATATACGGAAGCTCAATATCAATCTCTGGCATGGTTAGTGGCGAAAACCGATGTTCCATTAGAGCGCATCACAACGCATAGAATTGTTGATCGGTCTGGGTCTCGCATCGATCCGCGCAGCTTTGATTTTAATCTGTTCCAAAAACTACTCAGTAACTACCCTAGAACTAAAGAAATTGCGATCGGTTGTGCATTGTCTACCCCAGAGTCAAAGAAAGTATCAAAGAAGTTAGGATCTAAGTAGCTGGGTGCAGTTAAATATAAAGCTTAAAAGCCTGTAACGAATGCTGTGCGTTCGTTGTAGGCTTTAATTCTGGGTTTTAATTATACCAAGCTACTTAAATAGTTTGAGAGATTGCACCTTAAGGAGTTACATTTTCTCAAACTATAAATTAGTTTGTAAAGTTTAGGCAAATGGCTCTCCACTTTTGGTTAGTTTATTGGTATATGTAGTTGGTTGATCAGTTTCCCAGCGCATTTAATTATGGGCAAAGCTAGTAAACATGAATAAGCCCAAGCAGCCAAAACACCAGTTTATTCGCTTCGATCGCGGGATTAGTCAGTACAATCATGACTACTATGCTGCCTTGGGCTTACCTATTATTAGCAACCCTATGTATATCCGCAATGTATATTTGCGGATCGCCCGCATTCTCCATCCCGATGTGTATGGCTTTTCGGCGGATGAGAAAATCTTGGCTACACAATATCTTGCCAAACTAGTGAATCCTGCCTATAACGGTTTGATGAAGGAGCAAGATCGTAAGGCATATCAACAGATATTTAAATTACTTGCGAAGCGCTTAATGCAGAGATCTCGCAATATTCAGATTCACTCAGAGAGTGCCTGTGAGTTAATTATGACTCCTAGTGATGATGTCTACGAGCGATTGGTTACAGAACTCGCTAAAGTCCAATATCAATCCCTCACTCAAATTCTCGATTTTACCGCACAGATTAGTGAGCTAAATTTGGTTTACATTCTGTGTAAAGAGGGTTATCGACATGGGGCAGCGAATATGCCGCCAGTACTTGCACCAATGGTGACTCCTAAAGGCACTAAAGCTCATACCTTAAATTTCCTCCCTCCCCCCTCAAAACCTAGTTATACCTATAGCCTTCAGTATTCATCTGAACAGTCTTCTAGTAATCTACAAGCTAAAGCTGATGAAACAGTATTTCAGTTGGGCAACGATGGTGATAACACCATACTTCAGTCTAGAAGTGATGGCGATAATACGGTACTTCAGTCTAGGGATGAGCATCCTGATATCAAGATGATTAATGATCGCATCAAAGTCTGTGAAGTCTATATATTGCAGAGTGAGTGGAAAGCGGCAATTCAAGAATTGCGAGCAATTTTGAGAATTGATGAGAACAATAGTAAGTGTCTAGCTCTACTAGGTGTGGTTTATATCAATACTAATCAACTTCAAATGGCAAAAGCAAGCTTTAAGCGATCGCTTTACATTAATCCTCAAGAGGCTATAGCCCTAAAACATCTTTTGGAATTGAGTGAACCTGATGCTAACCAAAGTGGGAAAAGCGCTCATAAATCAAATTCCTCTAAGAAACCTCATCTCAATGAAAAACAAGGTTGGTTAACTAACCTGTTCACATGGTTTTCCTCCTAAGTTTCTCTTGCATTCAGTAGTTAGGGGTAGTACTAAATAGGTAAGTATGGGCTTATTGAATCTGTGCTGTCAGTTTTGTCCGTTCATCAATGTCATTTCGACAACGCCATTTGCGCGGCGCTTCGCGCGGCGCAAATGGCGTTGTCGAACTCACGTTAAATTAGAAATAGTAGACTATTGTAGAATTGTGTCAGAGATTGATCACTGTGTAATCCTCAAGTGAAGTGATGCTAATACCAAACAGCATTTATATAGATTTGGCGATTAATCCCCAACCCATCATCGTTGCCCCCGATGTATCACTATTTGATGTTATTTGTTTAATGAATCAATTGGTTCATGCTGTCAATTTAAGTCAGCCCATGGACTATAGATTCTTAGAGTCGCGAACAAGCTGTGTTTTAGTTGTTGACAAGGACAATCTGCTTGGTCTATTTACAAAGTGGGATGTGCTGAATCTAGTTGCAGAGCAAAAAGATACGCAGAAATTAAAGATTGGAGATGTGATTACTCCACCTTCCATTGTAATTAAGCGATCGCAGATTCAAGATTTGGAGTCAATGCTCAGGCTCTTAGAAGAGTTTCGTTGTTATCAGTTACCTATAGTCAACGACTTTAATCAAACATTTGGTGTTGCTACGCAAGAAAGTATTCTCTTTGCTAAGGATAAGCAAACTGAAGACACTTTAAATCAAGTTGAAGCTCAAAAAAGAGCAGTTTTAATGGCAATTCCAGACTTAATCTATCGTGTAAGTGCCAATGGAACTTACTTAGAATGCTTTTCTAGTAATTATGTCGCAGATTTGCTACCCGCTGACATGAATATAATAGATAAGCAACTGTCTGACGTTTTACCAGCAGATCTAGCCTTTCGCAAATTGCAGGCGATTCAAAGAGCGATCGCTACTGG from Pseudanabaena sp. Chao 1811 encodes the following:
- a CDS encoding S1C family serine protease, which encodes MQTTEKTMKSTAIALSLVSALLVSIPSFSKAATAAPKDFDPEEKITMEVYRSSNPAVVTIKTATSTGSGSIITPEGLVITNEHVIHDAKNGNVKIINIDGKTYDGQVLTIDRKNDLALVKIISSDRFPSLSLADRDSLLVGQKVFAIGSPFGLSGTLTTGILSRVAANGDLQTDARLNPGNSGGPLLNSRGEIIGVNKSILSPDGRSNTGIGFATSAPITKEFLTRSAAFIPTNKAANNIASLPQISSPTTASTSPQASIKSTTATSTERPLLGVVLTNSLTVYEVRPNSLASRMGLQKGDRLVSLNGAPISDAKQIISYLAQRPSSALLTVARNTGITNYQIKF
- a CDS encoding molecular chaperone DnaJ encodes the protein MNKPKQPKHQFIRFDRGISQYNHDYYAALGLPIISNPMYIRNVYLRIARILHPDVYGFSADEKILATQYLAKLVNPAYNGLMKEQDRKAYQQIFKLLAKRLMQRSRNIQIHSESACELIMTPSDDVYERLVTELAKVQYQSLTQILDFTAQISELNLVYILCKEGYRHGAANMPPVLAPMVTPKGTKAHTLNFLPPPSKPSYTYSLQYSSEQSSSNLQAKADETVFQLGNDGDNTILQSRSDGDNTVLQSRDEHPDIKMINDRIKVCEVYILQSEWKAAIQELRAILRIDENNSKCLALLGVVYINTNQLQMAKASFKRSLYINPQEAIALKHLLELSEPDANQSGKSAHKSNSSKKPHLNEKQGWLTNLFTWFSS
- a CDS encoding peptidoglycan recognition protein family protein; translation: MVSFILFAEPAKTKIVADAKFTDTSPKSAQVKRPKPTNPTNLKQKSQEQKAQYINYQTINFSPEVNQFAPVKGCDLQPPANPPEPSLPAALTSTPITLERFRNSLTTATTTSTSAQKSIDYTPREIIALAASSNYGDRYLKNLSGKPVNNLPIIVLHETVGSANSVVSFFQEFHTDEDNQASYHTLISSDGTIIYFVPPDKRAFGAGNSVFISSLGQEAVQTNPRYPSSVNNFAYHISLETPEDGMHNGYSHSGYTEAQYQSLAWLVAKTDVPLERITTHRIVDRSGSRIDPRSFDFNLFQKLLSNYPRTKEIAIGCALSTPESKKVSKKLGSK
- a CDS encoding iron uptake porin, with protein sequence MNTKIYATLIILSAIFNIFADLGTQALALEPVPKVKETKEIKESKIFIEPSISNTLDSQQRDRISSYIDEPKQAIAEVTSVSQLSDVKATDWAFISLQSLVERYGCIAGYPNRTYQGKQAIARYEFAAGLNACLDKINEIVSAGLADKVSQQDLATLKKLQEEFAAELSVLRGKIDALEAKTSQIESQQFSTTTKLNILSSFNLSSAFSNGNILAEGFPIAGSTPVARFATRNPFTGSPIVGTITEKPNTTFSYSNYLLLTSSFTGKDTLNLILAMGNGNPPASAYSSAGFSSTFGVPYADSNPVVPLSPNSIGLFELFYSFPISDTVRLQIGPKILSFRQFDVNRFTSVLNGAGGLNSYQSTLANTGLSGAGAIASWRMSDQLLLKAGYLARNDASFLYFGGDSANNPNRGLFGGSNQLLAELTYSPSDSTNLRFLYSRTYNQAPPASPLGQPNFPFFLTYSARGVVDDGFGGRLQDSTGDNFVFNFDWLLNQSFGLFGRYSYSSYQIAPVNPAIAGGNVNLQAFQLGLAFPDLGKEGAVATVAFMIPFQVLSGRNFLVSGNGDGGTQYDLELTYSYPITKFMTLVPSLFGTFNANNFSSNPAVWGAVLRTQFLF